The nucleotide window TTTTATATATTCCACTTATTCCTGATATGAAAATCTGTTCTGAACGACTTGAGAAAGCTCCGGCAATATTAAGAAAACTATATAACTTTTTATCTTTAGGCTGGACAGGAAGTGAAGAACAAGCAAAAATTATTAGATCCTGTATTAGAATTCTTTCAATATTAATTATTCCGGTAGCTCTATCAATACACACTGTTACTTCGTGGTTATTCGCAGCAACACTACGATCTGGCTGGGATAGCACTATTCTGGGACCATACTTTGTTACAGGTGCATTTGTAGCAGGGTGTGCCGCTGTTAATATTGCAATGTACTTTTACAGAAGAAATTATAACTTAAAAGAATACATTACTGATTTTCATTTTGATAAAATGGGCAAACTGCTAGTATTAGTTTCTTTAGTATATCTATATTTTAACATTAATGAATTTCTTGTACCTGCTTATAAAATGAAAACTGCAGATGCAATTCACCTTCACTCGCTATTCACAGGACGTTATGCTATACTGTTCTGGAGTACACAAGTATTAGGATTAGTGTTACCAATTATTCTTCTATTATTTAAAAAAATGAGAACTCCCGGGTTTTTGCTTATAATATCCATATTTGTACTTGTAGGATCTTGGTTAAAAAGATATTTAATTGTTGTACCAACAATGGAACACCCATTCCTACCTATTCAGAACGTACCTGAAGAATTTAAATTTTACACACCAACTTTAACTGAAGGAATAATAACATTTGGAACAATAATTCTTGCATTATTAATTATTACAATTCTTTCAAAACTTTTCCCTGTAATTCCAATTTGGGAAATAACGCAAAAACATGAATCAATTGACGATTAAAAAAAGCTTTAAAATATTTAACAATTAACACTTTTTTATTAAATGAAAACAACATTTTTAACTTTAGCTCTACTATTAAGTCAGTTTATTTGTTCTTATTCTCAGTTTAAATTAAGTGGCGAATTAAGACCAAGATTTGAATATAATCATGGCTACAAATCACTCGCTAATGAAAATCAGGATGCTTCTGCATTTACTTCACAAAGATCAAGATTGTTATTTGAATATAAAGATGACAATTTGTTATTTAGTATAACATTACAGGACGTAAGAATGTGGGGAAGTCAAAAACAACTTGCAACAAATGAAGATTTTGCGACATCTATTCATGAAGCATGGGCTGAGGTATTATTCACTAAGAAAATCTCTTTAAAGGCTGGTCGACAGGAATTGTCATATGATGATCAGCGCATTTTAGGGGGAGTAGACTGGTTACAGCAAGCAAGAGCTCACGATGTCGCAATATTTAAATATACAGGTAAGTTAAATGCTCACTTGGGATTTGCCTTTCATCAAAGCGGAACAATAACCAATAATTTCTATACAGGACCAGATTCCTATAAATCTATGCAATTTGTTTGGTTAAACAAGAAAACAGATAAATTAAATATCAGTTTATTGTTTTTGAATAACGGAGCACCATACACCAAAACAAAGGACACATTAGGTAACATGACAGAGCAGGGAGTTCGTTACAGTCAGACACTCGGACCTAGAATTGTTTATTCAAAAAACAAAATTTCTACCTCATTTAATTTTTATTACCAGATGGGAAAAACATCTGCCAATAAAACAATTAATTCGTACGAAGGTGCAATGGAACTAGGATATAAAATAAGTGACAAATTAGGAATCAATTTAGGTTTTGAAAGATTATCGGGTACAAGCCAAACCGATACAGCAAACAAAGAAGATAATTCGTTTAACCCGCTTTATGGTACAAATCATAAATTTAACGGAACCATGGATTATTTTT belongs to Bacteroidia bacterium and includes:
- the nrfD gene encoding polysulfide reductase NrfD, encoding MTQHKIHYENAVSDLLRPIYPNRSFKRWMAFLIISLIVSIVAYYFQIKDGLGVTGLGDYVSWGMYIANFVFFVATSLVGMLISAVLGLTGVKWATPLTRIAEIIALAFAMVAGLVIIVDMGRPERLLNVLIYGRVQSPILWDVTVVSVYVIISALLLYIPLIPDMKICSERLEKAPAILRKLYNFLSLGWTGSEEQAKIIRSCIRILSILIIPVALSIHTVTSWLFAATLRSGWDSTILGPYFVTGAFVAGCAAVNIAMYFYRRNYNLKEYITDFHFDKMGKLLVLVSLVYLYFNINEFLVPAYKMKTADAIHLHSLFTGRYAILFWSTQVLGLVLPIILLLFKKMRTPGFLLIISIFVLVGSWLKRYLIVVPTMEHPFLPIQNVPEEFKFYTPTLTEGIITFGTIILALLIITILSKLFPVIPIWEITQKHESIDD
- a CDS encoding alginate export family protein, with product MKTTFLTLALLLSQFICSYSQFKLSGELRPRFEYNHGYKSLANENQDASAFTSQRSRLLFEYKDDNLLFSITLQDVRMWGSQKQLATNEDFATSIHEAWAEVLFTKKISLKAGRQELSYDDQRILGGVDWLQQARAHDVAIFKYTGKLNAHLGFAFHQSGTITNNFYTGPDSYKSMQFVWLNKKTDKLNISLLFLNNGAPYTKTKDTLGNMTEQGVRYSQTLGPRIVYSKNKISTSFNFYYQMGKTSANKTINSYEGAMELGYKISDKLGINLGFERLSGTSQTDTANKEDNSFNPLYGTNHKFNGTMDYFYVSNHIGSVGLNDIYLKLAYSKNKISASLTAHNFTSASDILDKKEFVNNGKITAMSSSLGNEIDLDFGYSISKSITFKAGYSHMFGTESLVALKGGKKEEISNWAWLMLVVKPTFFDPTSK